The following nucleotide sequence is from Corylus avellana chromosome ca7, CavTom2PMs-1.0.
AGAGGAGGCAGCATCTTTTTCGCTGTGTCTTCCTCCACCATTGCCAACCCAAAAGTAACTTTGCGTATAAAGAAGCTTAAACAATGAATAATGGCGACAAAAGCCTGCTCTGGCCTTGTAAACTTTCtatctaattttgttttaaccCCTGCAATCAAGGGCACGCTAGCCATTTCAGTCAAACACCCTTTCTGGATACAGAGCTATAGAGAGAGACTCcaatattgatgaatatttcCCGTGGCTGTGATCGGAAAATGAAGCGACCACTTCACGCCGACAACCTCTCCGGCGACGAGATAACAAAGAAACCGAAGCtcgtagaagaagaagaagaagaagagagtgcGTTGGTGAATCTAGACGACGATTTACTCTTCGAGGTAATGAAGCACGTGGACGCGCGCACGCTGGCCACGGCGGCGTGCGTTAGCAAGCGGTGGAGGAACACGGCGCACGACGAGAGGCTCTGGGAGATGCTCTGCACGCGCCACTGGGCTAACATCGGGTGCGCCAGCGATCAGCTACGCTCGGTGGTCCTCGCCCTCGGAGGCTTCCGTCGGCTCCACGCGTCCTTTCTCTGGCCGCTCCTCAAGACCAAGACGACGTCGTCGTCGCACTCTCTCTCCACGACTTCGTTTCCGCCGCCGAAGAAGGGGTGTAGGCGTTGGGGCAAAGACGAGGTTCATCTCTCGCTGTCGCTGCTTTCCATTCGGTACTATGAGAAGATGGATTTCAGTTACAAAGGTTGTCCGAATAGAAAATGTTAAGTACATATCTAAgattcaatttttcattttgtttttgttaattctTGGATtt
It contains:
- the LOC132188213 gene encoding F-box protein GID2-like gives rise to the protein MNISRGCDRKMKRPLHADNLSGDEITKKPKLVEEEEEEESALVNLDDDLLFEVMKHVDARTLATAACVSKRWRNTAHDERLWEMLCTRHWANIGCASDQLRSVVLALGGFRRLHASFLWPLLKTKTTSSSHSLSTTSFPPPKKGCRRWGKDEVHLSLSLLSIRYYEKMDFSYKGCPNRKC